From the genome of Blautia pseudococcoides, one region includes:
- the ltrA gene encoding group II intron reverse transcriptase/maturase, translating into METGHGIKYRQLHIEDYLRMVPAEQKEQAGVYAHGRITGNPDTHTDFWMDNLLDTILRSDNLNAAYKKVKANKGAGGIDGMQVDGLLPYLRKHQAEIVEQVREGKYKPNPVRRVEIPKEEKGKLRKLGVPTVVDRVIQQAIAQELTPIYEEQFSDNSFGFRPGRSAHEALGRCREYINEGYVYAVSMDLQSYFDTVNHSKLIEVLSRTVKDGRVISLIHKYLNAGVMEDGGFHATPEGVPQGGPLSPLCGNVMLNELDKELKRRGHKFVRYADDCLILCKSKKSAERTLENIVPFITKKLFLKVNLQKTAVRHISKIKYLGYAFYRHKGKCRMWVHPKSVEKMRNKLRELTTRGNKWSNEVREEKLRSYARGWINYYRYADMKNLMEQTDEWLRHRIRAVYWKQWKKVRTRYKMLRALHLPEWKVHEMANCRKGVWRAAAMLNSALTKKIIVDRLGYPSMSTRYLKVRVNY; encoded by the coding sequence ATGGAAACCGGACATGGAATTAAGTACAGACAACTTCATATAGAGGACTACCTGCGGATGGTACCTGCGGAACAGAAAGAGCAAGCAGGAGTGTACGCCCATGGAAGGATTACCGGAAACCCTGACACCCACACGGACTTTTGGATGGACAACCTGTTAGACACGATTCTTAGAAGTGACAATCTAAACGCCGCCTATAAGAAAGTGAAAGCGAACAAAGGCGCAGGCGGAATCGACGGTATGCAGGTAGATGGACTTCTGCCCTACCTGAGAAAACACCAGGCCGAGATCGTGGAACAGGTAAGGGAAGGGAAATATAAACCCAACCCAGTACGAAGGGTAGAAATACCCAAAGAGGAGAAAGGAAAATTGAGAAAATTAGGAGTACCCACGGTAGTGGACAGGGTAATCCAACAGGCAATCGCACAGGAACTAACCCCTATTTATGAGGAACAGTTTTCGGATAACAGCTTCGGATTCCGACCAGGCAGAAGTGCGCATGAAGCGTTGGGAAGATGTAGGGAATACATCAATGAGGGCTATGTGTATGCAGTGAGTATGGACTTACAATCCTACTTTGACACCGTGAACCACAGCAAACTGATCGAGGTACTGTCGAGGACGGTGAAAGACGGGAGGGTCATCTCGTTGATACACAAATACCTGAACGCCGGGGTCATGGAAGATGGCGGATTCCACGCGACACCGGAGGGCGTGCCGCAAGGCGGGCCATTGAGTCCGTTGTGTGGAAATGTGATGCTGAACGAGCTGGATAAGGAACTGAAACGAAGGGGACATAAATTTGTGAGGTATGCCGATGACTGTCTGATACTATGCAAAAGCAAGAAAAGCGCAGAGCGGACGTTAGAGAACATTGTGCCGTTTATCACGAAAAAACTGTTTCTGAAAGTCAATCTCCAGAAAACGGCAGTAAGACATATAAGCAAGATAAAATATCTTGGATACGCATTCTACAGACATAAGGGAAAATGCCGGATGTGGGTACACCCGAAATCAGTGGAGAAAATGCGGAATAAATTGAGGGAACTGACGACCAGAGGGAATAAATGGAGCAATGAGGTAAGGGAAGAGAAACTCCGAAGCTATGCAAGGGGATGGATAAACTATTACCGATATGCAGATATGAAAAACCTGATGGAACAGACGGATGAATGGCTGCGCCATAGAATCCGGGCAGTATACTGGAAGCAATGGAAGAAGGTGCGCACGAGATACAAGATGCTTCGGGCGCTACATCTGCCAGAGTGGAAAGTACATGAAATGGCGAACTGCCGGAAGGGAGTGTGGAGGGCGGCGGCTATGTTGAACTCGGCACTCACTAAGAAAATAATAGTGGACAGACTTGGATATCCATCCATGTCAACCCGCTATCTAAAAGTACGTGTAAACTATTGA
- a CDS encoding ArdC-like ssDNA-binding domain-containing protein, with the protein MDLNKYLNQGSEAPAQGEQRMSKEEYAAMKKQEREEVWAEVDAKSQDVFKDGESLKGFLNFMAQCTPQRTANLLLLYSQNPEIRQVKTYEKIREEGHSIRPEERGKGYRFLAGNEYEKDGVTMQGYSIAKSYDISQIRMKQPEAAPQKSMDELMGALLTESEVRIQIADNLPEGVQAQYIPAQRSIYVRNGMGEVTTFHAINRELACASMDMRNGTYSRGKVSAPAFCAAYVVAQKYGVENSAFQFDRVCQMQEYGSRDPKELRDFINDVKNAAYTIEKHMDRNLGRPEQEFVADEFHVGEGKKAKTTKAKSQPER; encoded by the coding sequence ATGGACTTGAATAAATATTTAAATCAGGGATCCGAAGCCCCCGCACAGGGGGAACAGAGGATGTCAAAGGAAGAATACGCCGCCATGAAGAAACAGGAGCGGGAAGAGGTCTGGGCGGAGGTGGACGCCAAGTCGCAGGATGTGTTCAAGGATGGGGAATCCCTGAAAGGGTTTCTCAACTTCATGGCACAGTGTACGCCCCAGCGGACGGCCAACCTGCTGCTATTGTACAGCCAGAACCCGGAGATCCGGCAGGTAAAGACCTATGAGAAGATTCGGGAGGAAGGGCATTCCATCCGTCCGGAGGAGCGGGGGAAAGGCTACCGCTTCCTTGCAGGGAATGAATATGAGAAGGACGGGGTGACGATGCAGGGATACAGCATTGCCAAGTCCTATGATATCAGCCAGATCCGGATGAAGCAGCCGGAGGCAGCGCCGCAGAAATCCATGGATGAACTGATGGGGGCGCTGCTTACCGAATCAGAAGTCCGGATTCAGATCGCGGATAACCTGCCGGAAGGGGTGCAGGCACAGTATATCCCTGCCCAGCGCTCCATTTATGTCAGGAACGGCATGGGGGAGGTCACCACGTTCCACGCCATCAACCGGGAACTGGCCTGTGCGTCTATGGATATGCGTAACGGAACCTACAGCAGGGGAAAGGTATCGGCTCCGGCCTTTTGTGCGGCCTATGTGGTGGCACAGAAATACGGGGTGGAAAATTCCGCGTTCCAGTTTGACAGGGTCTGCCAGATGCAGGAATACGGAAGCCGTGACCCAAAAGAGCTGCGTGACTTCATCAATGACGTCAAAAATGCCGCCTATACCATAGAGAAGCATATGGACAGGAATCTGGGACGCCCGGAGCAGGAATTTGTTGCCGATGAGTTCCATGTGGGAGAAGGAAAAAAAGCAAAAACCACGAAAGCAAAGAGCCAGCCGGAACGCTGA
- a CDS encoding PcfB family protein, which produces MNLGGDAADQIVKYSMEGLEAGGKLAFDGADKILRLSGRGAQHLAAFFYAVLTDNKKSMGRTRVVRMLKENKPLKFFTVPKDRLKEFCEEGKKRGLLYVIIRDKKDPETCEIMVYADDAAKVNRVMDKMNLDFTEAQSGQLTHEVADEIGLEAETKTETVQMPEGEVQFEIFDAEQDFNFDIPKEENFTQAQEEDAKSPSEPSLRSSDISTGQETTEKPSVREELSKIKEGQKEKQRQAKSRKKQRGKNRSAGRRKKKAKTKGR; this is translated from the coding sequence ATGAACCTTGGAGGTGACGCCGCAGACCAGATCGTGAAATACAGCATGGAGGGTCTGGAGGCAGGCGGGAAACTGGCATTTGACGGGGCGGATAAGATCCTGCGCCTTTCCGGAAGAGGGGCACAGCATCTGGCCGCCTTTTTCTATGCCGTACTGACGGACAATAAAAAGAGCATGGGCAGGACCCGTGTGGTGCGCATGTTAAAGGAGAATAAGCCGCTGAAATTTTTCACGGTCCCCAAGGACCGGCTGAAAGAGTTCTGTGAGGAAGGGAAAAAGAGGGGGCTTCTCTATGTCATCATCAGAGACAAAAAAGACCCGGAGACGTGCGAGATCATGGTGTATGCCGATGACGCCGCAAAGGTCAACCGTGTCATGGATAAGATGAACCTTGACTTTACAGAAGCCCAAAGCGGCCAGCTCACCCATGAAGTGGCAGATGAGATAGGGCTGGAAGCGGAAACCAAGACAGAGACGGTACAGATGCCGGAAGGAGAAGTACAGTTTGAAATCTTTGACGCTGAGCAGGATTTTAATTTTGATATCCCAAAAGAAGAAAATTTTACGCAGGCGCAGGAGGAAGACGCAAAGAGTCCGTCCGAACCTTCCTTGCGCAGCAGCGATATTTCTACCGGGCAGGAAACGACTGAGAAGCCCTCTGTCCGGGAAGAACTGAGCAAGATCAAGGAGGGGCAGAAGGAGAAACAGAGACAGGCCAAAAGTCGGAAGAAGCAGAGGGGAAAGAACCGCTCTGCCGGCCGCCGGAAGAAAAAAGCAAAAACGAAAGGAAGGTAA
- a CDS encoding relaxase/mobilization nuclease domain-containing protein, whose amino-acid sequence MAYTSIIPVHRLDNSIDYVQDKEKTTKKPEQAGSLEEAISYAMNREKTEAAVFEDCIGCTCETAFEDMAATKKRFHKTGGVQGYHLIQSFAEGEVTPELAHLIGLELAEQLLKGQFETVITTHLNTSHYHNHIVFNSVSMEDGHKYHSNSRSYYEDIRRMSDGLCRKYGLSVIQTNGKGMSYAQWQAERDGKPTWRTGIRMDIREAVQMSFTWRQFLHQMEAKGYEWKLGRKYISLKAPGMERYVRLKSLGEKYTEEALRVWILQPGGLQLGRLQKQAGKGGGNKPHKKAAGLQALYYFYMYRLGIWGRKTSSHSYSLRADIRKLDQRIEQLDFLKKHGITTREQLQAYREPLEEEALLLMKERRRLYRTKPQSERIGEIKEALKPIRKEIRMCSRIQVHSVEIERRLQEMEQWEKEAGQQKAEAENRKEKKEER is encoded by the coding sequence ATGGCCTATACGAGCATCATTCCCGTCCACCGCCTGGACAACTCCATTGACTATGTGCAGGATAAGGAGAAGACTACGAAAAAACCGGAACAGGCCGGGTCACTGGAAGAGGCCATTTCCTATGCCATGAACCGGGAGAAAACAGAAGCGGCGGTGTTTGAAGACTGCATCGGCTGTACTTGTGAGACGGCATTCGAGGATATGGCAGCCACCAAGAAACGGTTCCACAAAACCGGAGGGGTGCAGGGCTACCATCTGATCCAGAGTTTTGCCGAAGGGGAAGTCACCCCGGAGCTGGCACATCTCATAGGGCTTGAACTGGCAGAGCAGTTATTAAAGGGGCAGTTTGAGACCGTCATTACAACACACTTAAACACCAGCCATTACCATAACCATATCGTGTTTAACTCCGTGAGCATGGAAGACGGCCATAAATATCACAGCAACAGCAGGAGCTACTACGAGGACATCCGAAGAATGTCGGACGGCCTGTGCAGGAAATACGGGCTTTCCGTGATCCAGACAAATGGGAAGGGGATGTCCTATGCCCAGTGGCAGGCAGAAAGGGACGGAAAACCAACGTGGCGCACCGGGATACGCATGGATATCCGGGAAGCGGTGCAGATGAGCTTTACGTGGAGACAGTTCCTGCATCAGATGGAAGCAAAAGGATATGAGTGGAAGCTGGGCAGAAAATACATTTCCCTGAAGGCTCCGGGAATGGAGCGGTATGTCCGTCTAAAGAGCCTTGGGGAAAAATATACGGAGGAAGCCCTCCGGGTATGGATTCTGCAGCCGGGAGGCTTGCAGCTGGGGCGTTTACAAAAGCAGGCTGGGAAAGGAGGCGGGAACAAGCCGCACAAAAAAGCTGCCGGCCTGCAGGCTCTCTATTATTTTTACATGTACCGGCTGGGGATCTGGGGGAGAAAGACTTCCAGTCATTCTTACTCCCTCCGGGCAGATATACGGAAATTAGACCAGCGCATCGAACAGTTGGACTTCCTTAAAAAGCACGGGATCACCACCAGAGAGCAGCTGCAGGCCTACCGGGAACCCTTGGAGGAAGAGGCGCTTCTGCTTATGAAGGAGCGCAGGCGGCTCTACCGCACCAAGCCGCAGTCGGAACGGATCGGAGAGATCAAAGAGGCTCTAAAGCCAATCCGAAAAGAAATACGGATGTGCAGCCGGATACAGGTGCATTCCGTCGAGATAGAGCGCAGATTACAGGAGATGGAGCAGTGGGAGAAAGAAGCCGGACAGCAAAAAGCAGAAGCAGAAAACAGGAAGGAAAAGAAGGAAGAGAGGTGA
- a CDS encoding plasmid mobilization protein has translation MRKRNHVIPVRLNARELRYLDEQAAKSGFPREEYLRTLIMGGEVKAKPCEHHADLLRKTAGLCNNANQLAHVANASGAASQESVREMTRIAREVWQLLKEEW, from the coding sequence ATGAGGAAAAGAAACCATGTGATCCCGGTCCGGCTCAATGCCAGAGAACTGCGGTATCTGGATGAGCAGGCAGCAAAGAGCGGATTCCCAAGGGAAGAGTATCTGCGCACTTTAATCATGGGCGGGGAGGTTAAGGCGAAGCCCTGTGAGCATCATGCGGACCTGCTCCGCAAGACAGCCGGGCTTTGCAACAATGCCAACCAGCTTGCCCATGTGGCAAATGCTTCCGGGGCTGCCAGTCAGGAGAGCGTAAGGGAGATGACCCGGATCGCAAGGGAAGTCTGGCAGCTGTTGAAAGAGGAATGGTAG
- a CDS encoding DUF7768 domain-containing protein, whose translation MEQALAYVCCSPEESRTKIQKYCRKIYEMGYVPICPRFGFAPFLDESEAEDLQALNRMSHLILKRCRMVVVCGREVTGTMNTEISMADRLHIICTTLDGLVKIKENES comes from the coding sequence ATGGAACAGGCATTGGCATATGTATGCTGTTCACCGGAGGAGAGCCGGACAAAGATACAGAAATACTGCCGGAAGATTTATGAGATGGGTTACGTCCCCATCTGTCCCCGATTTGGCTTCGCACCGTTTTTAGATGAAAGTGAAGCCGAGGATCTGCAGGCATTGAACCGGATGTCCCATCTGATATTAAAGAGATGCCGGATGGTGGTGGTCTGCGGACGGGAGGTCACCGGAACCATGAATACGGAGATCAGCATGGCGGACCGGCTGCATATCATCTGTACCACTTTGGACGGGCTGGTCAAAATCAAAGAAAATGAATCTTAG
- a CDS encoding DUF5688 family protein has protein sequence MESKMSYQEFQERLCQEVQRELNQQGTYHCEVMQNQKNNAILWGLSVRKEDSSMAAVIYLDKPYQSYLRGKPLEEISRELISAYQDQKIPQIDETFFTDYETVKDRIQVRLVSREKNQAYYRRGPYKMHPMGAEVLFIELQSDREGTMQAQVTNKMAEQWKIPKSVLFQKALENTQSRNKAVFSAMGDVIAELIMGEGAEAPETEGVSPLYVLSNEKREYGATVLLYPDVLKAVRKRLGEDFYILPSSLHESIILPKGLVMMDVKELRDVVREINQNEVRPEEVLGNEVYEYRGATNRVRKCSKEDRER, from the coding sequence ATGGAAAGTAAGATGTCGTATCAGGAATTTCAGGAGCGGCTGTGTCAGGAAGTCCAAAGGGAACTGAACCAGCAGGGGACCTACCACTGCGAGGTGATGCAGAACCAGAAAAACAATGCCATCTTATGGGGCCTGTCTGTCAGGAAGGAAGACAGCAGCATGGCTGCGGTGATCTATCTGGACAAGCCCTATCAATCGTATCTTAGGGGGAAACCCCTGGAAGAGATCAGCAGGGAATTGATCAGCGCCTACCAAGACCAGAAGATTCCCCAGATTGATGAAACATTTTTCACGGATTATGAAACAGTGAAAGACAGGATTCAGGTAAGGCTTGTGAGCAGGGAAAAGAATCAGGCATATTACAGGCGCGGCCCTTATAAAATGCATCCCATGGGAGCAGAGGTGCTGTTTATAGAACTGCAAAGTGATAGGGAGGGCACCATGCAGGCTCAGGTGACAAACAAGATGGCAGAGCAGTGGAAGATCCCAAAATCCGTTTTGTTCCAAAAGGCGCTGGAGAACACGCAGAGCCGGAACAAAGCCGTATTCTCCGCTATGGGTGATGTAATCGCGGAGCTTATCATGGGGGAGGGTGCAGAAGCGCCGGAGACAGAAGGTGTATCCCCCCTGTATGTCCTGAGCAATGAAAAACGGGAATATGGAGCAACTGTCCTTCTGTATCCCGATGTACTGAAAGCAGTACGAAAAAGGCTGGGTGAAGATTTTTACATCCTGCCCTCCAGCCTCCATGAGAGCATCATTTTGCCGAAAGGGCTGGTCATGATGGACGTGAAGGAGCTGCGTGACGTGGTACGGGAGATCAACCAGAATGAAGTCCGGCCGGAAGAGGTCTTGGGAAATGAGGTATACGAATACAGAGGCGCTACCAATAGAGTGAGAAAATGCAGCAAAGAAGACAGGGAGCGGTAG
- a CDS encoding DNA-methyltransferase: MGNKLELETLMKEGMLTEEHRGGVNWEIFHGDTLKLVKAFRPGVFDAVITDPPYASGGTKQNERNRTTNQKYSSMRQENALPDFDGDNKDQRSWTHWMAEWLYDVRKACKTGAPICLFIDWRQYPSITDALQWAGWIWRGTAVWDKQNSRPQKGRFRQQAEYIVWGSNGPMPISRPVSCLPGVFRYGNPQNRIHVTEKPLQLMRDVVQICEPGGLILDPFAGAGTTILGAVKEGYQAVGIEVTDAYYQLGTDRVAYALQAEEQKGEEPDGK, encoded by the coding sequence TTGGGAAATAAACTGGAACTGGAGACATTGATGAAAGAAGGGATGCTTACGGAGGAACACCGGGGAGGCGTGAATTGGGAAATTTTCCACGGGGATACGTTAAAGCTGGTCAAAGCCTTTCGGCCCGGTGTGTTTGACGCCGTAATCACGGACCCGCCCTATGCCAGCGGCGGGACAAAGCAGAATGAGAGGAACCGCACCACAAACCAGAAGTACAGCAGCATGAGGCAGGAGAATGCCCTGCCGGATTTTGACGGGGATAATAAGGACCAGCGTTCCTGGACCCACTGGATGGCTGAATGGCTGTATGATGTGCGGAAAGCCTGTAAGACCGGCGCCCCTATCTGCCTTTTTATCGACTGGCGGCAGTATCCGTCCATCACAGATGCCCTGCAGTGGGCTGGATGGATCTGGCGTGGGACGGCTGTCTGGGATAAACAGAATTCCCGGCCGCAAAAAGGACGTTTCCGCCAGCAGGCAGAGTACATCGTATGGGGAAGCAACGGGCCGATGCCCATAAGCCGCCCGGTGTCCTGCCTGCCCGGCGTGTTCCGCTATGGGAATCCCCAGAACCGGATCCATGTGACGGAGAAGCCGCTGCAGCTGATGCGGGATGTGGTGCAGATCTGCGAGCCGGGAGGCCTGATCTTAGATCCCTTTGCCGGAGCCGGGACCACCATCCTCGGTGCGGTGAAGGAAGGCTATCAGGCCGTGGGCATCGAGGTGACAGATGCGTACTATCAGCTGGGAACGGACCGGGTGGCCTATGCATTACAGGCAGAAGAGCAGAAAGGGGAGGAACCAGATGGAAAGTAA